In the Carassius auratus strain Wakin chromosome 50, ASM336829v1, whole genome shotgun sequence genome, one interval contains:
- the LOC113067071 gene encoding uncharacterized protein LOC113067071, translated as MEPRFRRRADGSLNLTDTVEASKVKEANKGKPYTRPLPPEKVLDKARKSLSEHHGDLSNRKHLLGFFEIQFGVFRGQTFRWLAENALGYAAYLVAAMKRDPTGGSKDSQEHAHNKGSFREYIELFPSGRVAIAMKEEQYAGKAPQHAADSQHSAPTEFTTPTQQATTTHTSTASLRSLLVRKLPNQKNLNKAVERLVSPLKVAPSLAQARARPSATLTCPAVSLETATGPSATLTCPSVSLETATGPSATLTCPAVSTEIDDSTLLAEAAKFEASYVASRRVCLPAGWTHTLPEVDQRWISKALFRWTAQGHPELVFSRVNKLWWYPPPVPLKTSNSPSLENYFGHRLLLWMPRKLWQVKLTCPHPDCQKELLTSAGLHQKIRQVVAMGEMYFVASEYLACRRCKRKVISWSHDLVSQLDIGHRVLFPCILTSKLACDFEVVTLMRQRGLGNSSSQIQRKLQERHVDVWLQKTVQYLTDCKGVASAVTTSLILPVTFEPVPSMPSIPKHRWLMQVYAQDVLQRLDEVKATITSQYGRILKMDSTKKVARKLAGRSYGTATWATNVGNEHGQVIMSVLTASEGFGLGPMIEGLIKRYRVAGVAPPEVLYVDRDCCGNTLLRRMFEEWEQMTIRLDVWHFMRRFAVGCTTDSHQLYATFMSGLSHCIFMWDQVDLTALKTAKHAELEADGKPSFEADVLRCISRSELALHCRRTTRGTKETLALIESHVQAFDGDAGRDTLGVPLINSARMREILKSQRKHVACIQDPVGVQLYMQTGTVLKGGHRLPTYRCARGSTSLESFHLHLNRFIPGTLASDTFFQAYLLDGLARWNEDRAVAATTNQQQPHSYNHLLRHAVNTLAEELMGMKIIPYVGPRKYTGELIGVEYLYQQTGKVLQDYKLAIEESETTEVGIEVDEGYAELEEFQDITVPTFDTERTPAASTQASVSAASAASSPTPPATSPTSSLFVVPPSPVSSPVSSSLQTQSDLALFPGAHSLDRLSAETDRPTSEENTSHDDSVGPDNIEGYGAVQDLAEFLVSLRDHRLALSGEECIKIISLWQALGEYDKKKTIYPPRHQTHLKQGRFRATKKIVAPGVESTKRCFVGAHSPAQWPDCNRVVEAIFTRLCALYPNAVRCEGVRVSRFTVVARAYKHIRECILTNAKVMSETTIQLPEVNAATVTQWFSRRGKSQEQEILKQGIQAPDAPMAGPETLPAALQKGPTLYPGNLAKPHLFILPPNTAGKAKLKGRSQPQAISQAPASHQGLPVIAPALPVSLPFILPSVQLPTVIGTCAPSTTVPGTSQVMFFNLPLPSVMPPSAQTPTSGQDVPYSTQQYRKRKLERERTGTVTRKYVKKTDVILCRKCNKERKPPSHLQYFGNWFCKESETQSYDEWRAVLQERGYRRKKKGNGNPPAS; from the exons ATGGAACCTCGCTTCAGGAGACGGGCTGATGGCAGCCTGAATCTGACGGATACAGTGGAAGCGTCAAAGGTGAAGGAAGCCAACAAAGGAAAGCCGTACACAAGACCCCTGCCCCCGGAGAAAGTGCTAGACAAAGCCAGGAAAAGTTTAAGTGAGCACCACGGAGATCTGTCTAACAGAAAGCACCTGTTGGGTTTCTTTGAAATCCAATTTGGTGTATTTCGTGGGCAAACATTTAGGTGGCTGGCTGAAAATGCCCTGGGGTATGCTGCTTACCTGGTGGCAGCTATGAAGAGGGACCCCACAGGAGGCAGCAAAGACTCCCAAGAACATGCCCACAACAAGGGGAGTTTCAGGGAGTATATTGAGCTCTTTCCTTCTGGCAGAGTTGCCATTGCCATGAAGGAAGAGCAATATGCTGGAAAAGCTCCCCAGCATGCTGCTGACTCCCAGCACTCTGCCCCTACAGAGTTCACCACCCCCACGCAGCAAGCTACCACCACCCATACTTCTACTGCATCTCTCCGCTCCCTCTTGGTAAGAAAGCTGCCTAACCAAAAAAACTTGAACAAGGCTGTAGAAAGACTGGTTTCCCCCCTCAAAGTCGCACCTT CTTTGGCCCAGGCACGTGCACGGCCCTCAGCCACCCTCACCTGTCCAGCTGTGTCCCTTGAGACAGCCACAGGGCCCTCAGCCACCCTCACCTGTCCATCTGTGTCCCTTGAGACAGCCACAGGGCCCTCAGCCACTCTCACCTGTCCAGCTGTGTCCACTGAGATAGATGACAGCACACTGCTGGCAGAGGCAGCTAAGTTTGAGGCATCATATGTGGCAT caagACGAGTTTGTCTTCCGGCTGGATGGACACACACCCTGCCTGAAGTGGACCAGAGGTGGATCTCCAAGGCCCTGTTCAGGTGGACAGCACAGGGGCATCCCGAGCTGGTATTTAGTAGGGTGAACAAACTTTGGTGGTATCCTCCACCCGTGCCACTGAAGACCAGCAATTCTCCTTCCTTGGAGAATTACTTTGGCCATCGCCTGCTGCTCTGGATGCCACGAAAACTGTGGCAAGTGAAGCTGACTTGTCCGCATCCAGACTGTCAAAAAGAACTTCTGACCTCAGCTGGCTTGCATCAAAAGATCAGGCAGGTGGTTGCCATGGGTGAGATGTACTTTGTTGCATCTGAGTACCTGGCCTGCCGAAGATGTAAGAGGAAGGTCATCAGCTGGAGCCATGATCTCGTTTCCCAGCTCGACATTGGCCACAGGGTGCTGTTCCCTTGCATTCTTACTTCAAAACTTGCATGTGACTTCGAGGTAGTAACTTTGATGCGTCAGCGCGGGCTGGGAAACAGCAGCAGCCAGATCCAGCGCAAGCTACAGGAGCGTCATGTTGATGTCTGGTTGCAAAAGACAGTCCAGTATCTGACAGATTGCAAGGGGGTTGCCAGTGCTGTCACGACGAGCCTGATCCTGCCTGTGACATTTGAACCTGTTCCTTCAATGCCTTCTATACCCAAGCACCGATGGCTGATGCAGGTGTACGCCCAGGATGTCCTGCAAAGGCTGGATGAGGTCAAGGCCACTATAACATCACAATATGGTCGAATCTTAAAAATGGATTCTACCAAAAAAGTGGCCAGAAAACTAGCAGGACGCAGCTATGGCACTGCTACTTGGGCAACTAATGTTGGCAATGAGCATGGACAGGTGATCATGTCCGTGCTCACAGCGAGCGAAGGTTTTGGTCTGGGGCCAATGATAGAAGGCCTTATCAAGCGATACAGAGTGGCTGGGGTGGCTCCTCCCGAAGTGCTGTATGTCGACCGAGACTGCTGTGGCAACACTCTTTTGAGGAGGATGTTTGAAGAGTGGGAGCAAATGACCATCCGGTTAGATGTCTGGCACTTCATGAGAAGGTTTGCTGTGGGCTGCACCACCGACTCACACCAGTTATATGCCACTTTTATGAGTGGCCTCAGCCATTGTATTTTCATGTGGGACCAGGTCGACCTGACTGCCCTGAAGACAGCGAAGCATGCAGAGCTAGAAGCTGATGGGAAACCATCATTCGAGGCTGATGTGCTACGCTGTATCAGTCGTAGCGAGCTAGCGCTGCATTGCAGGAGAACCACTCGCGGGACCAAAGAGACCCTGGCATTGATTGAGAGCCATGTTCAGGCCTTTGATGGAGATGCTGGTCGTGACACTCTGGGAGTCCCACTAATAAACTCAGCCCGCATGAGAGAGATTTTAAAGTCCCAGCGGAAGCATGTGGCCTGCATCCAGGATCCTGTCGGTGTGCAGCTCTACATGCAGACGGGTACTGTACTGAAGGGAGGGCACCGCCTGCCAACATACCGCTGTGCCAGAGGTTCCACTTCACTTGAGTCATTTCACCTGCACCTTAACAGATTCATCCCag gcACGCTGGCAAGTGACACCTTCTTTCAGGCATATCTTTTGGATGGGCTTGCAAGGTGGAATGAGGACCGGGCAGTGGCAGCAACAACTAATCAGCAGCAACCACATTCCTACAACCATCTACTGCGTCATGCGGTCAACACTCTTGCAGAGGAGCTCATGGGCATGAAAATCATTCCTTATGTTGGGCCAAGAAAGTACACTG GTGAGCTTATTGGAGTGGAATATCTTTACCAGCAAACTGGTAAAGTTCTGCAGGACTACAAGTTGGCCATTGAAGAGTCAGAGACTACTGAGGTTGGTATAGAGGTGGATGAAGGTTATGCTGAACTTGAGGAGTTTCAGGACATCACTGTCCCCACCTTTGACACTGAACGGACACCTGCTGCCTCTACACAAGCATCAGTGTCTGCAGCGTCTGCAGCATCATCTCCAACTCCTCCAGCAACCAGCCCCACGTCATCACTGTTTGTGGTCCCTCCATCACCAGTGTCATCTCCTGTCAGCAGCTCACTGCAAACTCAATCAGATCTAGCACTCTTTCCTGGAGCACATAGCT TGGACCGATTATCTGCAGAAACGGATCGTCCAACATCGGAAGAGAACACTTCACATGAT GATTCGGTTGGACCTGATAATATTGAGGGGTATGGAGCCGTGCAGGACTTGGCAGAGTTTTTGGTTAGCCTCAGAGACCACCGTCTGGCTTTGTCAGGAGAAGAGTGCATCAAGATCATCTCCTTATGGCAGGCATTGGGGGAGTATGACAAGAAAAAGACCATTTACCCACCACGTCACCAAACCCACCTAAAACAGGGACGATTCAGGGCCACTAAGAAGATTGTGGCCCCAGGTGTTGAGAGCACCAAAAG GTGTTTCGTTGGGGCTCATAGTCCTGCACAGTGGCCTGACTGCAACCGAGTGGTGGAGGCCATTTTCACAAGGCTCTGTGCTCTCTACCCAAACGCGGTGCGCTGTGAGGGAGTGAGGGTGTCCCGCTTCACTGTTGTAGCACGTGCTTACAAGCACATCCGTGAGTGCATCCTCACCAATGCTAAGGTGATGAGTGAGACCACCATCCAGCTCCCAGAAGTGAACGCTGCAACAGTCACACAATG GTTCAGCAGGCGTGGAAAGTCACAGGAACAAGAGATTTTGAAGCAGGGTATCCAAGCCCCAGATGCACCCATGGCAGGACCCGAGACGCTTCCTGCTGCTCTGCAGAAAGGACCAACTCTGTATCCAGGCAATTTGGCTAAGCCTCACCTTTTTATCCTGCCACCAAACACTGCTGGGAAGGCAAAACTTAAGGGGAGGTCGCAACCCCAGGCCATCTCCCAGGCTCCAGCATCACATCAAGGCCTTCCTGTCATTGCACCAGCACTACCCGTCTCTCTCCCTTTCATTTTACCATCTGTGCAGCTTCCTACAGTGATAGGCACTTGCGCGCCATCCACTACAGTGCCAGGTACCTCACAGGTGATGTTCTTCAACCTCCCATTACCTTCAGTTATGCCACCATCAGCTCAGACACCGACATCCGGTCAAGATGTTCCTTACTCCACTCAGCAATATAGAAAGAGAAAACTGGAGAGGGAGCGCACTGGAACTGTCACAAGAAAATATGTGAAGAAGACAGACGTCATTCTTTGCAGAAAGTGTAACAAAGAGAGAAAGCCACCATCACATCTTCAGTACTTTGGCAACTGGTTCTGCAAAGAGTCTGAGACTCAATCATATGATGAATGGAGGGCTGTGCTGCAGGAACGAGgttatagaagaaaaaaaaagggaaatggcAACCCTCCAGCTTCTTAA
- the pdcd2l gene encoding programmed cell death protein 2-like isoform X1, which yields MAAAVHETVLIGVCDGVIDKKKYTSYCTNKIGDRPDLLPVITLQHPTCSLCQRGLSHVVQVYCPLAASPYHRTISVFACTNPHCSGKSESWIVLRSQCLEDDIKARQDDKTTPCTESAMSRTDWCDEADDWGMDDEEQVAENGVQIPNDCIGEGNDVSSRLQDLCIDGDHHQSALQPNDVPVFQPFYISVMEETDLDGFHDTDHENELLRAYEEREGVTVEEIHSCGSGGATQEEYEKATAKHGDEVFTSFMKKISLCPEQVLRYSWAGSPLFISETVSDVIQTVPVCAHCGSPRVFEFQLMPALVSLLRSVDTDSDVSLEFGTVLVYTCRNSCWKSGSAAPVEEFAVVQPDPDQKLFK from the exons ATGGCAGCAGCAGTGCACGAGACAGTCCTCATCGGAGTATGTGATGGAGTTATCGACAAGAAGAAATACACATCATATTGCACAAACAAAATTGGAGATAGACCG GACCTGCTTCCAGTAATCACTCTGCAGCATCCCACATGCAGTCTGTGTCAGAGAGGCCTGTCCCACGTGGTGCAGGTCTACTGTCCTCTCGCTGCGTCTCCTTACCACAGAACCATCAGTGTCTTCGCCTGCACCAATCCACACTGCAGCGGTAAATCAGAGAG TTGGATAGTCCTGCGCTCTCAGTGCTTGGAGGATGACATCAAAGCAAGACAAGACGACAAAACCACGCCGTGTACAGAATCTGCAATGTCCAGGACAGACTGGTGTGATGAAGCCGATGACTGGGGGATGGACGATGAAGAACAAGTGGCTGAAAACGGCGTACAAATACCAAATGACTGTATCGGTGAAGGAAATGATGTCAGCAGCAGGCTTCAGGACCTGTGCATTGATGGAGATCATCATCAAAGCGCCCTCCAACCCAACGATGTGCCTGTTTTCCAGCCATTCTACATAAGTGTAATGGAAGAAACAGACTTGGATGGCTTTCATGACACGGATCATGAGAACGAACTGCTTAGAGCGtatgaggagagagagggagtgacAGTCGAGGAGATTCATAG TTGTGGAAGTGGGGGAGCCACTCAGGAGGAATACGAGAAGGCCACGGCCAAGCATGGAGATGAAGTGTTCACCAGTTTCATGAAGAAAATCTCTCTTTGTCCTGAACAAGTGTTACG ATATAGTTGGGCAGGATCACCTCTGTTTATATCAGAGACTGTCTCTGATGTTATTCAGACGGTGCCGGTCTGTGCTCACTGCGGCAGCCCCAGAGTTTTTGAATTTCAGCTCATGCCAGCATTGGTCAGTTTGCTCAGGAGTGTAGACACAGATTCAG aCGTTTCGCTCGAGTTTGGAACAGTTCTTGTGTACACTTGTAGAAACAGCTGTTGGAAATCTGGATCAGCGGCTCCAGTGGAAGAATTTGCTGTCGTTCAGCCAGACCCAGACCAAAAGCTCTTCAAATGA
- the pdcd2l gene encoding programmed cell death protein 2-like isoform X2, with product MQSVSERPVPRGAGLLSSRCVSLPQNHQCLRLHQSTLQRWIVLRSQCLEDDIKARQDDKTTPCTESAMSRTDWCDEADDWGMDDEEQVAENGVQIPNDCIGEGNDVSSRLQDLCIDGDHHQSALQPNDVPVFQPFYISVMEETDLDGFHDTDHENELLRAYEEREGVTVEEIHSCGSGGATQEEYEKATAKHGDEVFTSFMKKISLCPEQVLRYSWAGSPLFISETVSDVIQTVPVCAHCGSPRVFEFQLMPALVSLLRSVDTDSDVSLEFGTVLVYTCRNSCWKSGSAAPVEEFAVVQPDPDQKLFK from the exons ATGCAGTCTGTGTCAGAGAGGCCTGTCCCACGTGGTGCAGGTCTACTGTCCTCTCGCTGCGTCTCCTTACCACAGAACCATCAGTGTCTTCGCCTGCACCAATCCACACTGCAGCG TTGGATAGTCCTGCGCTCTCAGTGCTTGGAGGATGACATCAAAGCAAGACAAGACGACAAAACCACGCCGTGTACAGAATCTGCAATGTCCAGGACAGACTGGTGTGATGAAGCCGATGACTGGGGGATGGACGATGAAGAACAAGTGGCTGAAAACGGCGTACAAATACCAAATGACTGTATCGGTGAAGGAAATGATGTCAGCAGCAGGCTTCAGGACCTGTGCATTGATGGAGATCATCATCAAAGCGCCCTCCAACCCAACGATGTGCCTGTTTTCCAGCCATTCTACATAAGTGTAATGGAAGAAACAGACTTGGATGGCTTTCATGACACGGATCATGAGAACGAACTGCTTAGAGCGtatgaggagagagagggagtgacAGTCGAGGAGATTCATAG TTGTGGAAGTGGGGGAGCCACTCAGGAGGAATACGAGAAGGCCACGGCCAAGCATGGAGATGAAGTGTTCACCAGTTTCATGAAGAAAATCTCTCTTTGTCCTGAACAAGTGTTACG ATATAGTTGGGCAGGATCACCTCTGTTTATATCAGAGACTGTCTCTGATGTTATTCAGACGGTGCCGGTCTGTGCTCACTGCGGCAGCCCCAGAGTTTTTGAATTTCAGCTCATGCCAGCATTGGTCAGTTTGCTCAGGAGTGTAGACACAGATTCAG aCGTTTCGCTCGAGTTTGGAACAGTTCTTGTGTACACTTGTAGAAACAGCTGTTGGAAATCTGGATCAGCGGCTCCAGTGGAAGAATTTGCTGTCGTTCAGCCAGACCCAGACCAAAAGCTCTTCAAATGA